Proteins co-encoded in one Quercus robur chromosome 8, dhQueRobu3.1, whole genome shotgun sequence genomic window:
- the LOC126697207 gene encoding U-box domain-containing protein 14 isoform X1, whose translation MGPTEDSQEGELLLSRLSESTKAISELSDCRNVFKKMYGNLVRRAKLLSPLFEELRDSDEGLDDDVVKAFESLRLGLDSATELLNSVNGGSKLYLALQREKIAQKFHLVTEQIEAALSEIHYDKLNLSEEVREQIELVHAQFQRAKGRIDTLDLQLDIDLATAQKEKEPDPAVLKRLSEKLHLKTIDDIKKESLAFHDMIISSNGDPGDCFEKMSSLFKKIKDWVLTENPIVETSEGEKGLIKHRSPVIPDDFRCPISLELMKDPVIVSTGQTYERSCIQKWLDAGHKTCPKTQQTLLHTALTPNYVLKSLIALWCESNGVELPKKQVNCRSKKSGGGSVSDCDPAAIDALLEKLANGNTEQQRAAAGELRLLAKRNADNRVCIAEAGAIPLLVELLSSPDPRTQEHAVTALLNLSINESNKGTIVNAGAIPDIVDVLKNGSMEARENAAATLFSLSVIDENKVAIGAAGAIPALITLLCEGTPRGKKDAATAIFNLSIYQGNKARAVKAGIVTPLMRLLKDAGGGMVDEALAILAILASHPEGKTAIGQAEPIPVLVEVIRTGSPRNRENSAAVLWSLCTGDFKQLKLSKELGAEEALKELLENGTDRAKRKAGNILELLNRIEEGATVNT comes from the exons ATGGGTCCGACGGAGGATTCTCAGGAGGGCGAGTTGTTGCTGAGTCGGCTCAGTGAGTCGACGAAGGCGATCTCTGAGTTATCGGATTGCCGAAACGTGTTTAAGAAGATGTATGGGAACTTGGTTCGGAGAGCGAAGCTGCTGAGTCCTTTGTTTGAGGAATTGAGGGACAGCGATGAAGGGCTTGACGATGACGTGGTTAAGGCTTTTGAATCGCTCAGACTCGGTTTGGATTCCGCTACCGAACTTCTCAACTCGGTCAACGGTGGCAGCAAGCTCTATCTG GCTCTTCAAAGGGAAAAGATTGCTCAAAAGTTCCACCTGGTGACAGAACAAATTGAAGCAGCATTGAGTGAGATTCACTATGATAAACTTAATTTATCTGAGGAGGTTCGCGAACAG ATTGAACTAGTACATGCTCAATTCCAAAGAGCCAAGGGAAGAATTGACACACTTGATTTACAACTGGACATTGATTTAGCCACAGcacagaaagaaaaagaacctGACCCAGCAGTACTTAAAAGACTTTCTGAAAAGCTGCATCTCAAGACTATCGATGATATAAAGAAAGAGTCACTTGCGTTCCATGATATGATTATCTCAAGCAATGGAGATCCAGGGGACTGCTTTGAAAAAATGTCATCCCTCTTTAAGAAGATTAAGGACTGGGTTCTGACTGAAAATCCTATAGTGGAGACCTCTGAGGGTGAAAAGGGCTTGATTAAGCACAGATCTCCTGTTATCCCAGATGATTTCAGATGTCCAATATCTCTTGAATTGATGAAAGATCCTGTGATTGTCTCTACTGGACAG ACTTATGAAAGGTCTTGCATTCAAAAATGGCTTGATGCAGGACATAAAACCTGTCCTAAGACACAGCAGACACTGTTGCACACAGCCCTAACTCCTAACTACGTTTTGAAGAGTCTGATTGCTTTATGGTGTGAAAGCAATGGTGTTGAGCTTCCAAAAAAGCAAGTGAATTGTAGAAGCAAGAAATCAGGAGGAGGCAGTGTTTCAGACTGTGATCCTGCTGCTATTGATGCCTTATTGGAAAAACTAGCAAATGGGAATACAGAACAGCAAAGAGCAGCTGCTGGTGAGCTCAGGTTGCTTGCTAAGAGGAATGCAGATAATAGAGTATGCATTGCTGAGGCAGGAGCCATACCACTTCTTGTAGAATTATTGTCCTCTCCAGATCCCCGGACACAGGAACATGCTGTTACAGCACTCCTCAACCTTTCCATCAATGAGAGTAACAAGGGAACTATTGTGAATGCAGGAGCAATACCTGATATTGTAGATGTATTGAAAAATGGCAGCATGGAAGCTAGAGAAAATGCTGCTGCCACTCTTTTCAGCTTATCTGTAATAGATGAGAACAAGGTGGCAATAGGAGCAGCCGGGGCTATCCCAGCTCTTATAACATTGCTTTGTGAGGGGACTCCAAGAGGGAAAAAGGATGCTGCCACCGCTATTTTCAATCTTTCGATCTATCAGGGAAACAAGGCAAGGGCTGTAAAGGCTGGTATCGTGACCCCATTGATGAGATTGTTGAAGGATGCTGGAGGTGGGATGGTGGATGAAGCACTTGCAATTCTGGCCATTCTTGCCAGCCATCCAGAAGGGAAGACCGCAATTGGTCAAGCGGAGCCAATTCCAGTCTTAGTGGAGGTTATAAGAACTGGTTCCCCACGCAACCGGGAGAATTCTGCAGCAGTATTGTGGTCATTATGCACAGGTGATTTTAAGCAGTTGAAACTATCAAAGGAGCTTGGTGCAGAGGAGGCATTGAAGGAACTGTTAGAGAATGGCACCGACAGAGCGAAGAGAAAAGCTGGAAATATTTTAGAGCTCCTCAACCGAATTGAAGAGGGTGCTACTGTTAATACATAA